From a region of the Pseudoxanthomonas sp. X-1 genome:
- the sppA gene encoding signal peptide peptidase SppA yields MNQPVRRDPISRFFIGLWDVMNFTRRLIFNLVFFGLLLLIAVLVIVALAKGGGPKPLQDRTTLVIAPDAALVEQYSSDPASRALSKAFGQAGGEVQLRDLLRALETAKSDGRIERVFVDFDKLRASGYASLREVAAALADLRASGKQIVAFSENMSQGQYLLAAQANEVYLDPMGSVEMTGLGRYRQYYREGLQDKLGVDVHLFRVGEYKSAAEPYILDAASPEAKEADLFWMNDVWGRYLGDVAKARKLTPEALGAGVANIPAEVAATGGDLAKVALQQKLVDGLKTWQDVQQVLIERGVAEEDDADKSGLGFRHVTLEQYLAQLPVKPAALDERPQVAVVVAAGEISSGDQPAGRIGGESTSALLRAAREDDKVKAVVMRVDSPGGEVFPSEQIRREVVALQAAGKPVVVSMGDLAASGGYWISMNADRIYADPSTISGSIGIFGLVPNFARALGKIGVHTDGVGTTPLAGAFDVTKPMDPQVSQMIQSIINKGYADFTGRVAAARHKSVEQIDQIARGRVWTGQQAMERGLVDQMGGLKDAIADAAARAKLGAADKYRVQYVEKELSPFEQFLANAAGSPMGQALVGRSDFAQSLLLKAMPHTAEQLKFVQDAMERKPGGKPVSELAYCFCGL; encoded by the coding sequence ATGAACCAGCCCGTCCGCCGCGATCCGATCAGCCGGTTCTTCATCGGCCTGTGGGACGTGATGAATTTCACCCGCCGGCTGATCTTCAACCTGGTCTTCTTCGGCCTGCTGTTGCTGATCGCGGTGCTGGTGATCGTGGCGCTGGCCAAGGGCGGCGGCCCCAAGCCGCTGCAGGACCGCACCACGCTGGTGATCGCGCCCGACGCGGCGCTGGTGGAGCAGTACTCCTCCGATCCGGCCAGCCGCGCGCTGTCCAAGGCCTTCGGCCAGGCCGGTGGCGAGGTCCAGTTGCGCGACCTGCTGCGCGCGCTGGAGACGGCCAAGTCCGACGGCAGGATCGAGCGGGTGTTCGTCGACTTCGACAAGCTGCGGGCCAGCGGCTACGCCTCGCTGCGCGAGGTCGCCGCGGCGCTGGCCGACCTGCGCGCCTCGGGCAAGCAGATCGTGGCCTTCAGCGAGAACATGAGCCAGGGCCAGTACCTGCTGGCCGCGCAGGCCAACGAGGTCTACCTGGATCCGATGGGCAGCGTGGAGATGACCGGCCTGGGCCGCTATCGCCAGTACTACCGCGAGGGCCTGCAGGACAAGCTGGGCGTGGACGTGCACCTGTTCCGCGTGGGCGAGTACAAGTCCGCCGCCGAGCCCTACATCCTCGACGCCGCCTCGCCCGAGGCCAAGGAAGCCGACCTGTTCTGGATGAACGACGTCTGGGGCCGCTACCTGGGCGACGTCGCCAAGGCGCGCAAGCTCACCCCCGAGGCGCTCGGCGCCGGCGTGGCCAACATCCCCGCCGAAGTGGCCGCCACCGGCGGCGATCTGGCCAAGGTCGCCCTGCAGCAGAAGCTGGTCGACGGCCTGAAGACCTGGCAGGACGTGCAGCAGGTGCTGATCGAGCGCGGCGTGGCCGAGGAGGACGATGCCGACAAGTCCGGCCTGGGCTTCCGTCATGTCACGCTCGAGCAGTACCTGGCCCAGCTGCCGGTCAAGCCGGCCGCGCTGGACGAGCGCCCGCAGGTGGCCGTGGTGGTGGCCGCCGGCGAGATCAGCTCCGGCGACCAGCCGGCCGGCCGCATCGGCGGGGAGAGCACCTCGGCCCTGCTGCGCGCCGCGCGCGAGGACGACAAGGTCAAGGCCGTGGTGATGCGCGTGGATTCGCCCGGCGGCGAGGTGTTCCCTTCCGAGCAGATCCGTCGCGAGGTGGTCGCGCTGCAGGCCGCCGGCAAGCCGGTGGTGGTGTCGATGGGCGACCTGGCCGCCTCGGGCGGCTACTGGATCAGCATGAACGCCGATCGCATCTACGCCGATCCCTCGACCATCAGCGGCTCGATCGGCATCTTCGGCCTGGTGCCCAACTTCGCGCGCGCGCTGGGCAAGATCGGCGTGCACACCGACGGTGTGGGCACCACGCCGCTGGCCGGCGCGTTCGACGTGACCAAGCCGATGGATCCGCAGGTGAGCCAGATGATCCAGTCGATCATCAACAAGGGCTACGCCGACTTCACCGGCCGCGTGGCCGCCGCGCGCCACAAGAGCGTGGAGCAGATCGACCAGATCGCCCGCGGCCGCGTGTGGACCGGCCAGCAGGCCATGGAGCGCGGCCTGGTGGACCAGATGGGCGGGCTGAAGGACGCCATCGCCGACGCCGCCGCGCGCGCCAAGCTGGGCGCGGCCGACAAGTATCGCGTGCAGTACGTGGAGAAGGAGCTGTCGCCGTTCGAGCAGTTCCTGGCCAACGCCGCGGGCAGCCCGATGGGCCAGGCGCTGGTGGGGCGTTCGGACTTCGCCCAGAGCCTGCTGCTCAAGGCGATGCCGCACACCGCCGAGCAGCTGAAGTTCGTGCAGGACGCGATGGAGCGCAAGCCCGGCGGCAAGCCGGTCAGCGAGCTGGCGTACTGCTTCTGCGGGCTTTGA
- a CDS encoding GNAT family N-acetyltransferase yields the protein MPSGYTLIEAIPGVEVYRALRVGAGLSAKTADAAARGLPNSCFAVQVLHDGVPVGMGRVIGDGGCFYQVVDIAVLPAHQGQGLGKRIMDAISAYLRDRVPASAYVSLIADGQAHRLYAQYGFAATAPASIGMALVR from the coding sequence ATGCCATCCGGATACACGCTGATCGAAGCCATCCCCGGCGTCGAGGTCTACCGCGCGCTGCGCGTCGGCGCGGGCCTGAGCGCGAAGACCGCCGACGCCGCGGCGCGCGGACTGCCCAACTCCTGCTTCGCCGTGCAGGTGCTGCATGACGGCGTGCCGGTGGGCATGGGGCGCGTGATCGGCGACGGCGGCTGCTTCTACCAGGTGGTCGACATCGCGGTGCTGCCGGCGCATCAGGGCCAGGGCCTGGGCAAGCGCATCATGGACGCGATCAGCGCGTACCTGCGCGACCGGGTGCCGGCCAGTGCCTACGTCAGCCTGATCGCCGACGGTCAGGCGCATCGGCTGTATGCGCAGTATGGGTTCGCCGCGACCGCGCCGGCCTCGATCGGCATGGCGCTGGTGCGCTGA
- a CDS encoding SDR family oxidoreductase: protein MSHPQRWRLDGQLALVTGASAGIGLAAAAELLALGADVLLVARDADALEAARDELTDAHPERMIEGFAADVADDEERRALLDWVEDQGEGLHILVNTVGAGANGSLLDLDEATWRAVFETGLFSAFELCRYAQPLLARHPASSIVNVGAASGLRAVRGATVEGMAKAALHQMTRSLAVEWAQDGIRVNAVAPWAIRTPRTAARLTSPAQHERVLARTPLRRLGEAEEVAGAIAFLCLPTAAYITGVCLEVDGGFGCSGF, encoded by the coding sequence ATGTCGCACCCACAACGCTGGCGCCTGGACGGACAGCTGGCCCTGGTGACCGGCGCCAGCGCCGGGATCGGCCTGGCCGCCGCCGCCGAGCTGCTCGCGCTCGGTGCCGACGTGCTGCTGGTCGCGCGCGACGCCGATGCGCTGGAGGCGGCGCGCGACGAACTCACCGATGCCCATCCGGAGCGGATGATCGAGGGCTTCGCCGCGGACGTGGCCGACGACGAGGAGCGGCGCGCGCTGCTGGACTGGGTCGAGGACCAGGGTGAGGGCCTGCACATCCTGGTCAACACCGTCGGCGCGGGGGCCAACGGCAGCCTGCTGGACCTGGACGAAGCGACCTGGCGGGCGGTGTTCGAGACCGGGCTGTTCTCCGCCTTCGAACTGTGCCGCTACGCGCAGCCGCTGCTGGCGCGGCACCCGGCCAGCAGCATCGTCAACGTGGGCGCGGCCAGCGGCCTGCGCGCGGTGCGCGGCGCCACGGTCGAGGGCATGGCCAAGGCCGCGCTGCACCAGATGACGCGCAGCCTGGCGGTGGAATGGGCGCAGGACGGCATCCGCGTCAACGCGGTCGCGCCCTGGGCCATCCGCACGCCACGCACCGCCGCGCGCCTGACCTCGCCGGCACAGCACGAGCGGGTGCTGGCGCGCACCCCGCTGCGGCGCCTGGGCGAAGCGGAGGAGGTGGCCGGCGCGATCGCCTTCCTGTGCCTGCCGACGGCGGCCTACATCACCGGCGTCTGCCTGGAGGTCGACGGCGGCTTCGGCTGCAGCGGCTTCTAG
- a CDS encoding DUF2894 domain-containing protein — MHAVLGQLERWRAQGADRIDPVRFALLDALATRTQAQTGATRALLEARLDALLAEYRTRIGQARARRRKSATQAVSEAGPLAELLDALNAGAQQRFAARDEAHAASQVGTRPGTAPDAGAGAAADAATMPPAAAHYPQLPALDEFQRLWEEVRTARQLRQSLEPAPEDAGPLNSHLLVHRALTLMHDIAPGYLRHFLGYVDALSWMAQLQGGADPDADAPRLPSGARPSKPSRSRARKKPA; from the coding sequence GTGCACGCGGTGCTGGGCCAACTGGAACGCTGGCGCGCGCAGGGCGCCGACCGCATCGATCCGGTGCGCTTCGCCCTGCTCGATGCGTTGGCCACGCGCACGCAGGCGCAGACCGGCGCGACCCGCGCCTTGCTGGAGGCGCGCCTGGACGCGCTGCTGGCCGAGTACCGCACGCGCATCGGGCAGGCCCGGGCGCGCAGGCGCAAGTCCGCCACACAGGCGGTGAGCGAGGCCGGCCCGCTGGCCGAACTGCTCGATGCCCTGAACGCCGGCGCGCAGCAGCGATTTGCCGCGCGTGATGAGGCCCACGCCGCGTCTCAGGTGGGAACACGGCCTGGCACCGCGCCCGATGCCGGCGCGGGCGCCGCGGCCGACGCGGCAACGATGCCACCTGCCGCGGCGCACTATCCGCAGCTGCCGGCGCTGGACGAGTTCCAGCGCCTGTGGGAGGAAGTGCGCACCGCGCGCCAGCTGCGCCAGTCGCTGGAGCCGGCGCCGGAAGACGCGGGCCCGCTCAACTCGCACCTGCTGGTCCACCGCGCACTGACGCTGATGCACGACATCGCGCCTGGCTATCTGCGGCACTTCCTCGGCTATGTCGATGCGCTGTCATGGATGGCCCAGCTGCAGGGCGGCGCCGACCCCGACGCCGACGCCCCCCGCCTCCCCAGCGGCGCCAGGCCCTCCAAACCCTCACGCAGCCGCGCCCGCAAAAAGCCCGCCTGA
- a CDS encoding OmpA family protein: protein MSGEIELDEGAGTPVWAAFGDLMSVLLGAFVLILVGVIAVQLQLSSKLDEEAHRRQALEQALAGPLAAGRVTIVDGRIGIRGNVLFALNSDQLQPEGREVLHSLAAPLRQYLHARDEVLMVSGFTDDRPIHDDNLHYADNWELSAQRALTVTRTLIAEGVPASSVFAAAFGSEQPVASNDDAEGRARNRRVEIAPMPRPSKTAATP, encoded by the coding sequence GTGAGTGGCGAGATCGAGCTGGACGAAGGCGCCGGCACGCCGGTGTGGGCGGCGTTCGGCGATCTGATGTCGGTGCTGCTGGGCGCCTTCGTGCTGATTCTGGTCGGCGTGATCGCCGTGCAGCTGCAGCTGTCGAGCAAGCTGGACGAGGAGGCGCACCGGCGCCAGGCGCTGGAACAGGCGCTGGCCGGGCCCCTGGCCGCCGGCCGGGTCACCATCGTCGATGGCCGCATCGGCATCCGCGGCAACGTGCTGTTCGCGCTCAACTCCGACCAGCTGCAGCCGGAGGGACGCGAGGTGCTGCACAGCCTGGCCGCGCCGCTGCGCCAGTACCTGCACGCGCGCGACGAAGTGCTGATGGTCAGCGGCTTCACCGACGACCGCCCGATCCACGACGACAACCTGCACTACGCCGACAACTGGGAACTCTCCGCCCAGCGCGCGCTGACGGTGACGCGCACGCTGATCGCCGAGGGCGTGCCGGCTTCTTCCGTGTTCGCCGCGGCCTTCGGCTCTGAACAGCCGGTCGCCTCCAACGACGACGCCGAGGGCCGCGCGCGCAACCGCCGCGTGGAGATCGCGCCGATGCCGCGTCCGTCCAAGACCGCCGCGACGCCCTGA
- a CDS encoding DUF802 domain-containing protein: protein MPRTVLNLIVFLLGLLAVGWVGAGYLGNNALGVAVSLVIAACYIAGAIELYRYRQATRSLELALREDPTAAAGIPAWLERLAPGLRQPVRLRIEGARVALPAPTLTPYLTGLLVLLGMLGTLLGMMATLRGTGLALESAIDLQAMRGSLAAPVKGLGFAFGTSIAGVATSAMLGLLSALCRRERLEAVQQLDAAIATSLHPHSRAHRQEEAFRLQQAQTALMPQLIEQLGALMQTIQTHSSSTHAQLVERHEVLHARTEAAHAQLSEVLARALAASVADSAQAVNAALQPVVERTLTGLARDAQTLQASVRDAVQQQLDALDRGFAGATSAARDSWTAALDTQRQAHAAQVLALQQALDGAGQALSTHATRTVDAIGARLDGTAQQLDTQWTQALAQQRELHAAQAAQHAQALEQAGSAFQAHTAALLDHARQAQAQLHDTLTAQAERGSAQLEAASAAFARHGAETASAFEAHAGDLARNADDTRQQLRDALAQQAEQHARQLREAAAAFDQHTATVAEALTRSHTALQDALAAQDGQRLAAWSEALASTHQALREEWRQAGAETAQRQQAICDTLAQTAEAITGQAQTHAQETIAQITRLVDAAAEAPRAAAEVIAELRQKLSDSMVRDTELLAERNQLMSTLDTLLNAVNHASTEQRGAIDALVSTSAQLLERVGTRFTDHVEAQTGKLEQAAAQVGASATEVASLGDAFGAAVAQFGQANAELTERLHGIEQALDKSLARSDEQLAYYVAQAREVIDLSLLSQRQIIEDLRQLGDARSTAA from the coding sequence ATGCCAAGAACCGTCCTGAACCTCATCGTCTTCCTCCTGGGCCTGCTCGCGGTGGGCTGGGTCGGCGCCGGCTACCTCGGCAACAACGCCCTGGGCGTGGCCGTGTCGCTGGTGATCGCCGCCTGCTACATCGCCGGCGCGATCGAGCTTTACCGCTACCGCCAGGCCACGCGCTCGCTGGAACTGGCCCTGCGCGAGGACCCCACCGCGGCCGCCGGCATCCCGGCATGGCTCGAACGCCTCGCCCCCGGCCTGCGCCAGCCCGTGCGCCTGCGCATCGAGGGCGCGCGCGTGGCCCTGCCCGCGCCGACGCTGACGCCGTACCTGACCGGCCTGCTGGTGCTGCTGGGCATGCTCGGCACGCTGCTGGGCATGATGGCCACGCTGCGCGGCACCGGCCTGGCGCTGGAGAGCGCGATCGACCTGCAGGCCATGCGCGGCTCGCTGGCCGCGCCGGTGAAGGGCCTGGGCTTCGCCTTCGGCACCTCGATCGCCGGCGTGGCGACCTCGGCGATGCTGGGCCTGCTCTCGGCGCTGTGCCGGCGCGAGCGCCTGGAAGCCGTGCAGCAGCTGGATGCGGCCATCGCCACCTCGCTGCACCCGCATTCGCGCGCGCATCGCCAGGAGGAAGCCTTCCGCCTGCAGCAGGCGCAGACCGCGCTGATGCCGCAGCTGATCGAGCAGCTCGGCGCGCTGATGCAGACCATCCAGACCCACAGCAGCAGCACCCACGCGCAGCTGGTCGAACGCCACGAGGTGCTGCACGCCCGCACCGAGGCCGCGCACGCGCAGCTGAGCGAGGTGCTCGCCCGCGCCCTGGCCGCCAGCGTCGCCGACAGCGCGCAGGCGGTGAACGCCGCGCTGCAGCCGGTGGTCGAACGCACCCTCACCGGACTGGCGCGCGACGCGCAGACGCTGCAGGCCAGCGTGCGCGACGCGGTGCAGCAGCAGCTGGACGCGCTGGACAGGGGCTTCGCCGGCGCCACCAGCGCCGCCCGCGACAGCTGGACCGCCGCGCTCGACACCCAGCGCCAGGCCCATGCCGCGCAGGTGCTCGCGCTGCAGCAGGCGCTGGACGGTGCCGGCCAGGCGCTGTCCACGCACGCCACGCGCACCGTCGATGCCATCGGCGCGCGCCTGGACGGCACCGCGCAGCAGCTCGACACGCAGTGGACCCAGGCCCTGGCCCAGCAGCGCGAGCTGCACGCGGCCCAGGCCGCGCAGCACGCGCAGGCGCTGGAGCAGGCCGGCAGTGCGTTCCAGGCCCACACCGCCGCGCTGCTGGACCACGCCCGCCAGGCGCAGGCGCAGCTGCACGACACGCTCACCGCCCAGGCCGAACGCGGCAGCGCGCAGCTCGAGGCGGCCAGTGCCGCATTCGCGCGCCACGGCGCCGAGACCGCGAGCGCCTTCGAGGCGCACGCCGGCGACCTGGCACGCAACGCCGACGACACCCGGCAGCAGCTGCGCGACGCGCTGGCGCAACAGGCCGAACAACACGCGCGCCAGCTGCGCGAGGCAGCCGCGGCCTTCGACCAGCACACCGCCACCGTGGCCGAGGCCCTGACCCGCTCGCACACCGCGCTGCAGGACGCGCTGGCCGCCCAGGACGGGCAGCGCCTGGCCGCCTGGTCCGAGGCGCTCGCCTCCACCCATCAGGCCCTGCGCGAGGAATGGCGGCAGGCCGGTGCCGAGACCGCGCAGCGCCAGCAGGCCATCTGCGACACTCTGGCGCAGACCGCCGAGGCGATCACCGGCCAGGCGCAGACGCATGCGCAGGAGACGATCGCCCAGATCACGCGCCTGGTCGATGCCGCCGCCGAGGCGCCGCGCGCGGCGGCCGAGGTCATCGCCGAACTGCGCCAGAAGCTCTCCGACTCCATGGTGCGCGACACCGAGCTGCTGGCCGAGCGCAACCAGCTGATGTCCACGCTGGATACGCTGCTGAACGCGGTCAACCACGCCTCCACCGAGCAGCGCGGCGCGATCGACGCCCTGGTCTCCACCTCGGCGCAGCTGCTGGAACGCGTCGGCACGCGCTTCACCGACCATGTCGAGGCGCAGACCGGCAAGCTGGAGCAGGCCGCCGCGCAGGTCGGCGCCAGCGCCACGGAAGTGGCCAGCCTGGGCGATGCCTTCGGCGCGGCGGTGGCGCAGTTCGGCCAGGCCAATGCGGAGCTGACCGAGCGCCTGCATGGCATCGAGCAGGCGCTGGACAAGTCGCTGGCGCGCAGCGATGAGCAGCTGGCCTACTACGTGGCCCAGGCGCGCGAAGTGATCGACCTGAGCCTGCTCTCGCAGCGCCAGATCATCGAGGACCTGCGCCAGCTGGGCGATGCCAGGAGCACGGCGGCGTGA
- a CDS encoding DUF3348 domain-containing protein gives MAKPRQHGPVPGPAFVRLLARLGQVAVPAAPPALPERLAQWVDWNRAVALSRALDGAPSPAADGPGFDAAEAEACHAQRAALTSAIREDRELAAVIQRRLDKAAGEGASLDQAVDFAVFRQRYLAHQRAMLSTTGLLRGRLRDMLGHGPAALARLAEVDAVMESTLSPREQTVLAAGPALLEQHFLRLRPAEAEPPPATVDPTADAAPMPAWLQTFAQDMQRALLAELDLRFQPIDALLAALTLPLMPPCQEPS, from the coding sequence ATGGCCAAACCCCGACAACACGGGCCCGTCCCCGGCCCGGCCTTCGTGCGCCTGCTCGCGCGGCTGGGCCAGGTCGCCGTGCCGGCGGCCCCGCCCGCGCTGCCCGAGCGGCTGGCGCAGTGGGTGGACTGGAACCGCGCGGTCGCCCTGTCGCGGGCGCTGGACGGCGCGCCGTCGCCGGCCGCCGACGGCCCGGGCTTCGACGCCGCCGAAGCCGAGGCCTGCCACGCCCAGCGCGCGGCCCTGACCAGTGCGATCCGCGAGGACCGCGAGCTGGCCGCGGTCATCCAGCGGCGCCTGGACAAGGCGGCCGGCGAAGGCGCGAGCCTGGACCAGGCCGTGGACTTCGCCGTGTTCCGCCAGCGCTACCTGGCCCACCAGCGCGCCATGCTGTCCACCACCGGCCTGCTGCGCGGCCGCCTGCGCGACATGCTCGGCCACGGCCCGGCGGCGCTGGCGCGGCTGGCCGAGGTGGACGCGGTGATGGAATCGACCCTGAGCCCGCGCGAGCAGACCGTGCTGGCCGCCGGCCCGGCCCTGCTGGAACAGCACTTCCTGCGCCTGCGCCCGGCCGAGGCCGAACCTCCTCCGGCCACCGTCGACCCCACGGCCGATGCCGCGCCGATGCCTGCCTGGCTGCAGACCTTCGCCCAGGACATGCAGCGCGCGCTGCTGGCCGAGCTGGACCTGCGCTTCCAACCGATCGATGCGCTGCTCGCGGCGCTCACGCTCCCATTGATGCCTCCATGCCAAGAACCGTCCTGA
- a CDS encoding class I SAM-dependent methyltransferase, whose product MSASLRAGRYGIDAPYAPLGMLAGALACAAVALFVAPQWWLSAVILVLMAALYLHTTRRGKFLAWRRLLAAQPWRGDERVLDLGCGRGMVLLEVARHLPQGRAVGVDIWSSKDQSGNAMAAAMANAAAEGVAARVELHTADMRHLPFADASFDAVVSNVALHNIATREGRAQAIDEAWRVLRPGGVLLIADINKTGEYVARLSTHGVTASRRSLGWRMWWGGPWVPTHLVEGRKPVPGRVWLSVPAVRPARLATPCGEGSGRFRRGSLSPRPAQRAAPTNRLACPACGPAQSEGVGSARAGRCGSSRVTKTCSTHHSPLYSSSRRCEGVMPARWSSARQGRLRRSLAAWISLSDGMQASRASSPRTQAVP is encoded by the coding sequence ATGTCCGCATCGCTTCGCGCCGGTCGCTACGGCATCGACGCGCCCTATGCCCCGCTCGGCATGCTGGCCGGCGCCTTGGCCTGCGCGGCCGTCGCGCTGTTCGTGGCACCGCAGTGGTGGCTGAGCGCGGTCATCCTGGTGCTCATGGCCGCCCTGTACCTGCACACCACGCGGCGCGGCAAGTTCCTCGCCTGGCGCCGCCTGCTCGCGGCGCAACCGTGGCGCGGCGACGAGCGGGTGCTGGACCTGGGCTGCGGCCGCGGCATGGTGCTGCTGGAGGTCGCGCGCCACCTGCCGCAAGGGCGCGCGGTGGGCGTGGACATCTGGAGCAGCAAGGACCAGTCGGGCAACGCCATGGCGGCGGCGATGGCCAATGCCGCGGCCGAGGGCGTCGCCGCGCGCGTCGAACTGCACACGGCCGACATGCGCCACCTGCCGTTCGCCGACGCGAGTTTCGATGCGGTGGTGTCCAACGTGGCCCTCCACAACATCGCCACGCGCGAGGGGCGCGCACAGGCCATTGACGAGGCCTGGCGCGTGCTGCGCCCGGGCGGCGTGCTGCTGATCGCCGACATCAACAAGACCGGGGAGTACGTCGCCAGGCTCTCCACGCACGGCGTGACGGCCTCGCGCCGCAGCCTGGGCTGGCGCATGTGGTGGGGCGGTCCGTGGGTGCCGACGCACCTGGTCGAGGGACGCAAGCCCGTTCCCGGGCGTGTCTGGCTGAGCGTTCCCGCCGTGCGTCCGGCGCGCCTTGCGACGCCATGCGGTGAGGGCAGCGGCAGGTTTCGCCGGGGAAGCCTCTCGCCGCGACCGGCCCAAAGGGCGGCTCCCACGAATCGCCTCGCTTGCCCGGCTTGCGGTCCCGCTCAGTCGGAAGGTGTGGGGTCTGCCAGGGCGGGACGATGCGGATCCAGTCGCGTCACGAAGACCTGTTCCACACACCATTCGCCCTTGTACTCGTCTTCGCGCCGGTGCGAGGGCGTCATGCCCGCGCGCTGGAGCAGCGCCAGGCAGGGCAGGTTGCGCAGATCGCTGGCGGCCTGGATCTCCCTCAGCGACGGGATGCAGGCCAGTCGCGCCAGCAGCCCGCGGACACAGGCCGTGCCGTGA
- a CDS encoding glutaminyl-peptide cyclotransferase, whose protein sequence is MSASTLRPAFVLLLALFILPACARVPVQGVKAVKTYPHDTQAFTEGLFYLDGVLYESTGELGQSVVRKVELATGKVLQEAALPPQYFGEGIVAHDGKLLQLTWRSGVGAIRDLATFDLIGSFRYPGEGWALTRDDTHLYMSDGTPVIRVLDPDTLQQTGSITVTVDGTPLQRVNELEWIKGELWANVWMTDRIARIDPATGAVVGWVDLKGLFDYRKLADPNDDVPNGIAYDAQGDRIFVTGKRWPKLFEIKLTGPR, encoded by the coding sequence ATGTCCGCCTCCACCCTGCGCCCGGCTTTCGTGCTGCTGCTGGCGCTCTTCATCCTGCCCGCCTGCGCGCGCGTGCCGGTCCAGGGCGTCAAGGCGGTCAAGACGTATCCGCATGACACGCAGGCCTTCACCGAGGGGCTGTTCTACCTGGATGGCGTGCTGTACGAGAGCACCGGCGAGCTGGGCCAGTCGGTGGTGCGCAAGGTGGAGCTGGCCACCGGCAAGGTGCTGCAGGAGGCGGCGCTGCCGCCGCAGTACTTCGGCGAGGGCATCGTCGCGCACGACGGCAAGCTGCTGCAGCTGACCTGGCGCAGCGGCGTGGGCGCGATCCGCGACCTGGCGACGTTCGACCTCATCGGCAGCTTCCGTTACCCCGGTGAGGGCTGGGCGCTGACACGTGACGACACGCATCTGTACATGAGCGACGGCACGCCGGTCATCCGCGTGCTCGATCCGGACACGCTGCAGCAGACCGGCAGCATCACCGTCACCGTGGATGGCACGCCCCTGCAGCGCGTCAACGAGCTGGAATGGATCAAGGGCGAGCTGTGGGCCAACGTCTGGATGACCGACCGCATCGCGCGCATCGACCCGGCCACCGGCGCGGTGGTGGGCTGGGTCGACCTCAAGGGCCTGTTCGATTACCGCAAGCTGGCCGACCCGAACGATGATGTGCCCAACGGCATCGCCTACGACGCGCAGGGCGACCGCATCTTCGTCACCGGCAAGCGCTGGCCCAAGCTGTTCGAGATCAAGCTGACCGGGCCGCGTTGA
- a CDS encoding serine hydrolase domain-containing protein: protein MHLRTTLLTLLAMSLAGGPLVLAEARAAEPSAEPAAAATSIDAAIEQQMREGGLVGAGAAVIVDGKVAWRGAYGLADRESGRPFTTATVMNIASISKTVVGAAMMRAQEEGKLSVDTDIDGYLPFQVRNPRHPDTPITLRQIATHTSSITDRWDVYAASYHFGRNAPQPLGDFLRGYFVPGGADYSPENYNASAPGAERDYSNIGAGLAGYIIERTTGQPLDRYTEDRIFRPLGMASTHWRLEPSDLKQGATLYLSQDGIAVALQPYTGTTWPDGGLRTSVDDLSKFFIALLDGGQANGVRILKESSVEDMLRLQFTAAHKPANVDIAEKNSGLFWQTKFNTKYVGHGGSDPGLKTEMLATPDLRTGIVFFTNTAGPDTEKAYVAILKLLFAQAQALKGPDTAR from the coding sequence ATGCACCTTCGTACGACGCTGCTCACGCTGCTGGCCATGTCGCTCGCTGGCGGCCCACTGGTTCTGGCCGAAGCGCGCGCCGCCGAGCCAAGCGCCGAACCTGCCGCTGCGGCGACCTCGATCGATGCGGCGATCGAGCAGCAGATGCGCGAGGGCGGGCTGGTCGGCGCGGGGGCCGCGGTCATCGTGGACGGCAAGGTGGCCTGGCGCGGCGCGTACGGGCTGGCCGACCGCGAGAGCGGACGTCCGTTCACCACCGCGACCGTCATGAACATCGCGTCCATCAGCAAGACCGTCGTGGGCGCGGCGATGATGCGCGCGCAGGAGGAAGGCAAGCTCAGCGTCGACACGGACATCGATGGCTACCTGCCGTTCCAGGTGCGCAACCCGCGCCACCCCGATACCCCGATCACGCTGCGCCAGATCGCCACGCACACCTCCAGCATCACCGATCGCTGGGACGTGTATGCCGCGAGCTACCACTTCGGCCGCAATGCGCCGCAGCCGCTGGGCGATTTCCTGCGCGGCTACTTCGTGCCGGGCGGCGCCGACTACAGTCCGGAGAACTACAACGCCTCCGCGCCCGGCGCCGAACGCGACTACTCCAACATCGGCGCCGGACTGGCCGGTTACATCATCGAGCGCACCACCGGCCAGCCGCTGGATCGCTATACCGAGGACCGCATCTTCCGCCCGCTCGGCATGGCCAGCACCCACTGGCGACTCGAGCCGAGCGATCTCAAACAGGGCGCCACGCTGTATCTGTCGCAGGACGGCATCGCCGTCGCGCTGCAGCCCTACACCGGCACGACCTGGCCCGATGGCGGCCTGCGCACCTCGGTCGACGACCTGTCCAAGTTCTTCATCGCCCTGCTTGACGGCGGCCAGGCCAACGGGGTGCGCATCCTGAAGGAGTCGTCGGTGGAGGACATGCTGCGCCTGCAGTTCACGGCCGCGCACAAGCCGGCCAACGTCGATATCGCCGAAAAGAACTCCGGCCTGTTCTGGCAGACCAAGTTCAACACCAAGTACGTCGGCCACGGCGGCAGCGATCCGGGCCTGAAGACCGAAATGCTGGCCACGCCCGACCTGCGGACGGGGATCGTGTTCTTCACCAACACGGCCGGGCCGGACACCGAGAAGGCGTATGTGGCCATCCTCAAGCTGCTGTTCGCCCAGGCCCAGGCGCTGAAGGGCCCGGATACGGCGCGGTAG